In Luteitalea sp., the genomic stretch GCGCAGAGAAGAAGATGGTCGCGATCGGCCGAAATCGTCAGCGGGCCGTCCCGACGCGATCGCCTATTGGATGGCCTACACACACTACAAACTCGGACAGGCAAGAGATGCGCTCAACACGCTCTCCAAGCTGTCAAAGACCTGGCCGGACAGCGGGTGGCGCAACGACGCGCGGGCCCTGGAGATCGAGATTCGGCAGTTGAGCGACCAGCCGGTGCGCCCGGAAACGATCGAAGACGAGGAGCTGAAGATTCTGGCGCTCCAGGGCCTCGTGCGCGCGGGGCGTCCCGAGGCGATGCCGGCGCTCGAGCGAATTGTCTTTGGCGTGAACCCGCCGCGCGTCAAGGAGCGGGCCATGTTCGTCCTCGCCCAGAACCCGTCACCAAAGGCGCGGGACGTGATGGTCAAGGTGATCAAGGGAGGGGCGAACCCAGATCTACAGGTCGTTGCCGTGCGTTACTTGGCTGCCCTCGGGCAAGAGAGTCAGGACTTGCTCACCGACGCTTACGGCTCGACGTCCGACGCCCGCGTGAAGGAGGCAGTCATCTCGCAGCTCGCGGCCAAGCAGCGCGCGAAGGCGCTCGTGAGCTTGGCCCGCAAAGAAAAGGACGCCAACCTCAAGAAGCGCATCGTCGAGCGGCTGGCCGGGATGAAGTCGAAGGAAGCGACGGACTATCTGGTGGAGATCGTCAACAAGTAGCGAGTTGCGTCAGATCGGTTCCCGAATGCGTCCAGTACGCCAGCACGGCCGCTAAGCCAGCCGGCGGCAATCGCCACAATGCTGTCGCGCGAGTGTTGTTGGTATGTAAGCTCCAGTGATTAATAATAGGGCTCCTCCAAGCTGAGATGGAGCCCACCATGGACGTAACCGAGGAGCACGTCACGAGCTATCTCCGCGCCTTGGGTGCGGGTGAAGGTGCTGCATTGGGTGAGCTCTTCGCAGCGGCGTACACGGTGCTCCGCGACGTGGCTCACGTCCAGCGTCGACGCTGGTCTGGCGAGGAAACATTGTCCACGACGGCGCTGGTGCACGAGGCCTACCTCAAGCTTTCCCAGCAAGCGTCTCCCCAATGGCAGAGCCGCGAGCACTTCTTGCGCGTCGCCGCGCGGGCCATGCGACACATCCTCATCGACTACGCGGAGCGCCGTCACGCGGCGAAACGCGGAGGTGATAGGACGTTCGTTCCGGTAGACGGGACACCGTTG encodes the following:
- a CDS encoding sigma-70 family RNA polymerase sigma factor, whose protein sequence is MEPTMDVTEEHVTSYLRALGAGEGAALGELFAAAYTVLRDVAHVQRRRWSGEETLSTTALVHEAYLKLSQQASPQWQSREHFLRVAARAMRHILIDYAERRHAAKRGGDRTFVPVDGTPLIDESHIEDMLALSEALTLLARQNPRQAQVVECRFFAGLEVEDTAAALGVSSTTVKRDWRRAQAWLYRQLGPRPAGGHDASQGDRGS